In the Sinomonas cyclohexanicum genome, ATGTCCTTCAGCTCCACGAGGGTCACTTCAACGCCCCAGTCCGCGGTGAGGACGTCGAGGATCTGGCGGATGTCGCCGTTGATGCGCTCGGTCTCCGAGAGGGTCTGGTCGAGCGTGTGCCGCCCTACGACTTTCCGCAGAGTGGTCTGGGCGATCTGGTCGATGGCGGCCGCGACGTTCTCGATCGCGACGACGGACTTCACTGCGTCTACGACGCGGTAGTAGGCGACGGCAGAGACGTCCACACTGACATTGTCCTGGGTGATGATGCCCTGGGACTGGATCGGCATGGTTACGATCCGCAGGCTCACCAGGGGCAAGTGGTCGATGACCGGGATGATGAGACGGAACCCGGGCATCCGGACCCCCAGAACTCGGCCGAGCCTGAACAGGACCCCCTGCTCGTACTGCCGGACGATGCGGATCGACATCCTCGCGACAATGAGCAGCACCACGACGACGATGATGACTGTTATAGCGATGGGGCCCATGAGGATCCCCTCCTTAATCTGCGGAACCGTCCAAGGGCGTCCTTCTGGCGCCCGGACGGTTCCTTCTCCCATTCTCCCCCCATCGGGGGGAAGGAGTGCGGGAAGGCCCCATGATGACGACAAACGGCAGGGAGCCCGGCCCGTAAGACCCTTCACCGCCGCCGGTAGCATTCCCACAAATGAGCCGATGCAGGGGTACGAGGCGTGGAATCGAGCGAAGGCCGGGGATTAATGGCAGGTTTCCCGCACCGGCACCCCGGCCTCGTCCGAAGTGCCGCTGCCTGCACCGGGCCTCCGCTCCTGCCCTTCCGTGATGCGGAAAGCGCGTAGACTGGGGGTGCGGGAGCCCACCGTCTTTCTGCCTCTACATCTTCGGGGAGGCGCCGGCAGGCGCCCGACAACACGTCTCCAGCGAAACCTCCAGCCGTGAACCCTCCGGCACCCCTGCCGCGAGCGAACGCCCCGCGGGCTCCCGCGGGGCCATCCAGAGAACGACTGAAGGACGTGGAACGACCATGGACACCACCAGGGAATCCATCACCGAGCGTGCCCCCCGCCTGCCCGAGCAGGCAATTGCCCTGAACGCGATCGTCGCCAGTGCCCTGCCCTGGAATCTGGGCACCGCCCGCGGCCCTTCGAAGTACACCGTCATGGTCGCATTGAGCAGGCGGGCCGAGCCGTACGAGATTGACCTGATCGAGGATCCCTCGACCGTGCGGCGGCTGCGCGACGCCGGCTACGAAGGCGTCAACATCGCCATCGCCGGCCGGCGCCTGCTCGTGGAGCACACCAACCTCGAACAGCTCAGGGCAGGTCTGGCGGGCGCGCTTGCCCGCCTGTTCCGGGACGTGTCGATCGCAGCGCTGGCGCAACACGACCAGCGACGCTCCGAGCTCGAAGCCCTGGTACTGCTCGAACGGGACCGCAGGGAGGCCGTGGAGGCCCTCGCCGCAG is a window encoding:
- a CDS encoding slipin family protein — protein: MGPIAITVIIVVVVLLIVARMSIRIVRQYEQGVLFRLGRVLGVRMPGFRLIIPVIDHLPLVSLRIVTMPIQSQGIITQDNVSVDVSAVAYYRVVDAVKSVVAIENVAAAIDQIAQTTLRKVVGRHTLDQTLSETERINGDIRQILDVLTADWGVEVTLVELKDIQLPESMKRAMARQAEAEREKRAKIIAAEGEAISATALGQASDTMMAHPLALQLRNLQSLVEIGVDKNTTVVFPAPLMSTIGELSAFLARENQAALTSANGMAPVKAA